The DNA region GTAGAAAACGGTAAAATGGCCTTACTAGCCGGTGCCGGTCCTATGGGTCTTGGTGCTATTGATTATGCGCTACATTGTGACAGAAAGCCCTCTTTATTGGTTGTAACAGATATTGATGACACCAGACTGGACCGTGCAAGATCTCTTTTCACACAAGAAGAAGCAGAAAAACAAGGTGTACAGCTACATTTTATTAATACCATGAAAGAAGCAGATTCTGTAAAGACCCTAATGGACCTAAGTGGTGGTGAGGGCTATGATGATGTATTTGTTTATGCACCTGTAAGACCTGTTATCGAAGAAGGCGATAAAATACTTGGTAAAGATGGTTGTATGAACTTTTTTGCCGGACCTTCAGACACAACTTTTAACGCAAACATCAACTTTTACAATGTGCATTATACACCAACCCATATCATGGGATCAACAGGCGGTAATGCGGATGACATGATTGAATCTTTGGATATGTCATCTAAGAAGTTAATTAATCCCGCTGTCATGCTAACGCATATTGGTGGTATCAATTGTGTTATTGATACGATACTGGATTTACCTAACATTCCAGGAGGCAAGAAGATGATTTATAACGAAATCGATATGCCTCTTACAGCCATAGATGATTTTGAAAAGCTCGGTGAAAATGATCCATTCTTTAAAGGTTTAGCAGAATGTGTTAAGAAGTACAATGGCTTATGGAATGCTGAAGCTGAAAAATACTTATTAGAGAACGGGAAAAGGAGAGATTAAGATGGTTAAGAAAGATTTTGTATTAGAAGCAGAAGAAGGATTACACGCTAGACCGGCAAGTATGCTGGCGAAAGTCGCTATGAAATATACCTGTGACATTAAACTCATGAAATCCGGTAAATCCGACAAAGTATTTCAACCTAAAAGTATTTTATCATTAATGAGTGTGGGTGCTGCAAAAGGTGAACGACTGACTTTTGTAGCAGAAGGCGATGATGAAGTGCAAGCAATGGAAAGTATTTCACAACTGTTCACGTCTAATTTCCAAGGGTAGGTGGTGGTATGCATACCATCAAAGGCATACCCATTGCCAAAGGTATTGCCCATGGTCCTGTTCGAGTGATACATGATACTTCTATGGAAGCCGTAGAGCGTCTGGATTGCAATGCCGATGATGAAATTCAGATATTTCATGATGCACGTATAAAGGCTATCGGCGAGATAGAAGCCATTCGGCTCAATACCAAGAAGAATATTGGTGAGCAGGAAAGTAAGATATTTGAAGCACACCAAAGCATATTAGAAGATCCGGAACTAATAGGTCAAGTAGAAGCCTATATTTTGGAAAAAGCTTGTTGTGCTGAATGGGCTTTGACGGTTGTTGGGAATAGAATTCGCGCAATTTTTGAAGCTATGGACAACGCTTATATGAAGGAAAGAGCCATTGATATTAAG from Petrocella atlantisensis includes:
- a CDS encoding zinc-binding dehydrogenase, which encodes MKTEAVRLYDVNTLKLETFELPAIKKDEILVKVVTDSVCMSTYKAVIQGSKHKRVPENIATNPTIMGHEFSGVIVEVGEEWQDQFTPGEKFAIQPALNYKGSPYAPGYSFEFFGGSATYCIIPREVMELGFLLKYEGEAFYEASLSEPMSCVIGGFHANYHTKTGEYKHYMGIVENGKMALLAGAGPMGLGAIDYALHCDRKPSLLVVTDIDDTRLDRARSLFTQEEAEKQGVQLHFINTMKEADSVKTLMDLSGGEGYDDVFVYAPVRPVIEEGDKILGKDGCMNFFAGPSDTTFNANINFYNVHYTPTHIMGSTGGNADDMIESLDMSSKKLINPAVMLTHIGGINCVIDTILDLPNIPGGKKMIYNEIDMPLTAIDDFEKLGENDPFFKGLAECVKKYNGLWNAEAEKYLLENGKRRD
- a CDS encoding HPr family phosphocarrier protein, translated to MVKKDFVLEAEEGLHARPASMLAKVAMKYTCDIKLMKSGKSDKVFQPKSILSLMSVGAAKGERLTFVAEGDDEVQAMESISQLFTSNFQG